In Porphyromonas cangingivalis, a genomic segment contains:
- a CDS encoding DUF4843 domain-containing protein — MKKYIYILLSVFILLSMYSCREQELLVFGEDKYLYFEKFWKDAVAPGTEKADSTSVTFFFAKPEDTKVYANVIVVLAGRPLEQDLKFKLKVVDELTTALPSEYTIAESYTFRAKPVAKREKMIQDTIQIQINRSDRLDTLKEGYRLALAIQQEGQVKIGQTERSIAILHITKDPVRPLWWTREIEEGLLGTYSTKKYRLFLQNIPGADNLSTNFIVDSPDKMRKMALAFKAWLISNPQTEEDGTPMTVKV; from the coding sequence ATGAAGAAATATATATACATCCTTTTATCTGTCTTTATACTCTTGAGTATGTATTCGTGCCGAGAACAGGAGTTGCTTGTATTCGGTGAAGACAAGTATCTCTACTTCGAGAAGTTTTGGAAAGATGCAGTGGCTCCGGGCACGGAGAAGGCGGATTCTACCAGTGTGACATTCTTTTTTGCTAAACCCGAGGACACCAAGGTGTACGCAAATGTGATTGTCGTCTTAGCCGGACGTCCTTTGGAGCAAGATTTGAAGTTCAAGCTTAAAGTCGTGGATGAGCTGACAACAGCCCTCCCTTCTGAATACACTATTGCGGAGTCGTACACTTTCAGAGCAAAGCCCGTTGCTAAGCGTGAAAAGATGATCCAAGACACGATTCAGATACAGATCAATAGAAGTGATCGCCTTGATACTCTCAAGGAGGGATATAGGTTGGCTCTTGCCATCCAACAGGAAGGACAAGTGAAGATCGGACAGACAGAACGCTCTATAGCCATCCTTCATATCACGAAGGATCCTGTACGCCCATTGTGGTGGACTCGTGAGATCGAAGAAGGGCTTTTGGGTACCTATTCCACAAAGAAGTATCGACTATTCTTGCAAAATATCCCTGGTGCAGATAACCTCAGTACCAACTTTATTGTGGACAGTCCCGATAAAATGCGTAAGATGGCTCTTGCTTTCAAAGCTTGGCTTATCTCTAATCCTCAGACTGAAGAGGATGGCACTCCGATGACAGTTAAAGTATAA